A region from the Candidatus Thiothrix putei genome encodes:
- the ftsH gene encoding ATP-dependent zinc metalloprotease FtsH, which yields MNDLTKNLLIWAVIAFVLIAVFSKFSVPAQPAAAVPYSDFLTNVRNGSVKEVDIKGQKIIGLDSNNSRFITYSPPNDAKLVDDLVANKVKFQASPPEERSVLWDIIISWVPFLLIIGLWIYIMRQMQGGGGGRGAMSFGKSRARMMTEDQVKVNFNDVAGCEEAKDEVAELVEFLRDPGKFQKLGGKIPRGVLMVGSPGTGKTLLAKAIAGEAKVPFFSISGSDFVEMFVGVGASRVRDMFEQAKKHAPCIIFIDEIDAVGRQRGAGLGGGHDEREQTLNQLLVEMDGFEGSEGIIVIAATNRPDVLDAALLRPGRFDRQVVVPLPDVRGREQILKVHMRKVPLGDDVRPSLIARGTPGFSGADLANLVNEAALFAARGNKRTVDMNEFEKAKDKIMMGAERKSMVMKEDEKLATAYHEAGHAIVGLSVPEHDPVYKVSIIPRGRALGVTMYLPEEDRYSASKQRLESQISSLYGGRIAEELIYGLEGVTTGASNDIERATSIARNMVTKWGLSSRMGPLAYSEDEGEVFLGRSVTQHKHVSDETAHAIDGEIREVIDRNYTRAKQILTDKMSVLHAMAQALMKYETIDRGQVDALMRGETPPPPADWTDDDSSGGKGTPTKSRPIDGNKTDSGVIGGAASSH from the coding sequence TTGAACGATTTAACCAAAAATTTGCTGATTTGGGCTGTTATTGCTTTCGTATTGATTGCAGTGTTCAGCAAATTCAGTGTTCCGGCTCAGCCTGCTGCTGCTGTGCCCTACTCGGACTTTTTGACGAATGTTCGGAATGGGAGTGTCAAGGAAGTTGACATCAAAGGGCAGAAAATTATTGGACTTGACAGTAACAATAGCCGATTTATTACATATAGTCCGCCAAATGACGCTAAGTTAGTTGATGATTTGGTCGCTAATAAAGTTAAGTTCCAAGCATCACCGCCAGAAGAGCGCTCTGTGCTTTGGGATATTATCATTAGCTGGGTACCTTTCCTGCTGATCATTGGCTTGTGGATTTATATCATGCGTCAAATGCAAGGTGGTGGCGGTGGACGAGGGGCTATGTCTTTCGGCAAAAGTCGCGCTCGCATGATGACTGAAGACCAAGTTAAAGTTAATTTCAATGATGTGGCTGGTTGCGAAGAGGCCAAAGATGAAGTTGCTGAGCTGGTTGAGTTTCTGCGTGATCCGGGTAAATTCCAAAAACTTGGCGGTAAGATTCCGCGTGGCGTATTGATGGTGGGGTCACCGGGCACGGGTAAAACCTTGCTGGCAAAAGCCATAGCAGGTGAAGCTAAAGTGCCATTTTTCAGTATTTCCGGCTCCGATTTTGTGGAAATGTTTGTCGGCGTCGGAGCTTCCCGTGTACGTGATATGTTTGAGCAAGCTAAGAAACATGCGCCGTGCATTATTTTCATCGACGAAATTGATGCGGTAGGTCGTCAGCGTGGTGCTGGTTTAGGCGGTGGTCATGATGAACGTGAGCAAACCCTTAACCAATTACTGGTCGAGATGGACGGTTTTGAAGGCAGTGAAGGTATTATCGTGATTGCTGCCACTAACCGCCCTGACGTATTGGATGCAGCCTTGTTGCGTCCCGGTCGTTTCGACCGCCAAGTCGTCGTGCCATTGCCTGATGTACGCGGTCGTGAGCAAATTCTTAAGGTTCACATGCGCAAAGTGCCATTGGGCGATGATGTTAGACCATCCCTGATTGCACGCGGTACGCCGGGTTTCTCCGGTGCTGATTTGGCTAACTTGGTAAATGAAGCTGCATTGTTTGCGGCGCGTGGTAACAAGCGCACCGTTGATATGAATGAGTTTGAGAAAGCCAAAGACAAGATCATGATGGGTGCTGAGCGCAAGTCAATGGTCATGAAGGAAGATGAAAAACTAGCAACGGCTTACCACGAAGCGGGTCATGCCATTGTGGGGTTGAGTGTTCCTGAACACGATCCGGTCTACAAAGTCAGCATCATTCCACGTGGTCGTGCGTTGGGTGTCACCATGTATTTGCCGGAAGAAGACCGTTACAGTGCCAGTAAGCAGCGCTTGGAAAGTCAGATTTCTAGCTTGTACGGTGGTCGTATTGCTGAAGAGCTGATCTACGGTTTAGAAGGTGTTACCACGGGTGCTTCTAACGACATCGAACGGGCGACCAGTATTGCGCGTAACATGGTCACTAAGTGGGGCTTATCCAGCCGCATGGGGCCACTAGCTTATTCAGAAGATGAAGGCGAAGTGTTCTTAGGGCGCTCGGTCACGCAGCATAAACATGTTTCCGATGAAACCGCACATGCTATTGACGGTGAAATTCGCGAAGTGATTGATCGTAACTACACCCGTGCTAAGCAAATCCTCACCGACAAAATGAGTGTGTTGCACGCCATGGCGCAAGCACTGATGAAGTATGAGACCATTGATCGTGGGCAGGTGGATGCGTTGATGCGTGGCGAAACGCCACCACCACCAGCCGATTGGACTGATGATGATTCTTCTGGGGGCAAAGGCACGCCAACGAAATCACGTCCTATTGACGGCAACAAAACCGATAGTGGCGTGATTGGCGGAGCGGCTAGTTCGCATTAA
- the yhbY gene encoding ribosome assembly RNA-binding protein YhbY produces the protein METTGTLTETQKKRLRSRAHTLNPVVLIGQHGLKPTVLEEITGALDHHQLIKIKLSVGDRELRDEMIEQITQYSQSQLIQRVGNVAVLYRRNADRPDILKEQAF, from the coding sequence ATGGAAACGACTGGAACATTGACAGAAACTCAGAAAAAACGCCTACGGAGTCGTGCTCATACACTTAATCCTGTTGTCCTGATTGGTCAGCATGGACTTAAACCTACCGTGCTCGAAGAAATCACTGGGGCACTTGACCACCATCAACTCATTAAAATCAAACTGAGTGTCGGCGATCGGGAACTACGAGATGAGATGATTGAGCAAATTACTCAATATAGCCAGTCTCAACTGATTCAACGGGTCGGAAACGTCGCTGTACTGTATCGACGTAACGCAGACCGCCCCGATATCCTCAAAGAACAGGCTTTCTGA
- the folP gene encoding dihydropteroate synthase → MAWQITQSSVQVMGILNVTPDSFSDGGRFHARDRALQHVEQMLSEGVDIIDVGGESTRPGAASVSIEEELERVIPVIAAIRERFDVPLSVDTSKPEVMLAAVGAGADLINDVCALQQPGALIACAPLTVPVCLMHMQGQPRTMQQSPHYHDVVPDVSQFFQERIAACETAGIARQRLILDPGFGFGKTLSHNVDLLRGLTAFSDLGLPILVGLSRKSMIGTLLDNRPIEGRLHGSVAGAVIAAMQGANIVRVHDVGATVDALKIVNAVMNR, encoded by the coding sequence ATGGCATGGCAAATCACGCAATCTTCTGTACAGGTAATGGGCATCCTGAATGTTACGCCGGATTCGTTTTCTGACGGTGGTCGATTTCATGCGCGTGACCGCGCCTTACAACACGTTGAGCAAATGTTGTCTGAGGGTGTGGATATTATTGATGTGGGTGGGGAATCCACGCGCCCCGGTGCGGCTTCTGTCTCAATTGAAGAGGAGTTGGAGCGGGTTATTCCGGTGATTGCCGCAATTCGTGAACGTTTTGACGTGCCGTTGTCGGTGGATACCAGCAAACCTGAGGTGATGCTGGCGGCAGTTGGTGCAGGCGCTGATTTAATCAATGATGTGTGTGCTTTACAGCAACCCGGTGCCTTGATAGCCTGTGCGCCGCTTACCGTGCCAGTTTGCCTGATGCATATGCAGGGGCAACCGCGCACCATGCAGCAATCACCTCACTATCACGATGTGGTGCCGGATGTTTCACAATTCTTTCAAGAGCGCATTGCGGCTTGTGAAACGGCTGGAATAGCACGGCAGCGCTTAATTCTTGATCCAGGGTTTGGATTTGGGAAAACTTTGTCGCATAATGTGGACTTATTGCGCGGATTGACGGCGTTTTCTGATTTGGGCTTGCCTATACTCGTGGGGCTTTCACGTAAATCCATGATCGGCACTTTGTTGGATAATCGTCCGATAGAGGGACGTTTGCATGGCAGTGTGGCTGGCGCGGTAATCGCTGCCATGCAAGGCGCAAATATTGTACGGGTACACGACGTGGGCGCAACGGTCGATGCACTCAAAATCGTTAACGCAGTCATGAATAGATAA
- a CDS encoding NADH-quinone oxidoreductase subunit B family protein gives MGVEGVLEKGFVTTTADALINWARTGSLWPMTFGLACCAVEMMHAGASRYDLDRFGIVFRPSPRQSDVMIVAGTLTNKMAPALRKVYDQMAEPRWVISMGSCANGGGYYHYSYAVVRGCDRIVPVDIYVPGCPPTAEALLYGIIQLQNKIRRTNTIAR, from the coding sequence ATGGGAGTAGAAGGGGTTCTGGAAAAAGGCTTTGTCACCACGACAGCCGATGCCCTGATCAACTGGGCGCGTACTGGCTCGTTGTGGCCGATGACCTTTGGTCTGGCGTGCTGCGCGGTCGAAATGATGCACGCGGGGGCTTCACGTTACGATTTAGACCGTTTCGGTATTGTGTTTCGCCCCAGTCCGCGCCAATCGGATGTGATGATCGTGGCAGGAACGCTGACCAACAAAATGGCTCCGGCGTTGCGTAAGGTCTATGATCAGATGGCGGAACCGCGTTGGGTAATTTCGATGGGTTCTTGCGCCAATGGTGGCGGTTATTACCATTATTCCTACGCGGTGGTGCGCGGGTGTGACCGGATTGTGCCGGTGGATATTTACGTACCCGGTTGCCCGCCAACCGCTGAAGCCCTGCTGTATGGCATTATTCAGTTGCAGAATAAAATTCGTCGAACCAACACGATAGCGCGGTAA
- the glmM gene encoding phosphoglucosamine mutase, producing the protein MARKYFGTDGIRGKIGRYPMTPDFVLKLGWAAGKVLASNGHPLVLIGKDTRISGYMLESALQAGLVAAGVNIRLLGPMPTPAVAYLTRAFRASAGIVISASHNPYDDNGLKFFSGDGTKLPDEVEEEIERWLDMDFKTVSSDELGKVERAKDAAGRYIEFCKRALPNTVSLKGLRMVVDCANGATYHVAPDVFKELGAEVIAIGNTPDGININEACGATHVDGLCDAVLRYRADLGIALDGDGDRLIMVDQHGDTVDGDEILAIIAHHRHAEGKLHGGVVGTLMSNLGLEKSIQALGVPFYRAKVGDRYVIEQMTQHDCDLGGESSGHIIVRNFITTGDGIIAALQVLRAMRMTGKSLRDLKSVMTKYPQTLINVPTKHKINLDESIEIQDAVRQVEQQLGNRGRVLLRASGTEPLIRVMVEGEDPSETAELAAQIASAVRAAA; encoded by the coding sequence ATGGCAAGAAAATATTTTGGCACGGATGGGATTCGCGGCAAGATCGGGCGCTACCCGATGACACCTGACTTTGTATTAAAATTGGGCTGGGCGGCTGGCAAGGTGTTGGCAAGTAACGGGCATCCTTTGGTGCTGATCGGTAAGGATACGCGGATTTCCGGCTATATGCTCGAATCTGCGTTGCAAGCAGGTTTGGTAGCTGCGGGGGTCAATATCCGTTTGTTGGGGCCGATGCCTACGCCTGCGGTGGCTTATTTAACTCGTGCGTTCCGTGCTTCTGCTGGAATCGTAATCAGTGCCTCGCACAACCCTTACGATGATAACGGCTTAAAGTTTTTCTCTGGTGATGGCACAAAATTACCCGACGAAGTGGAGGAAGAAATTGAACGTTGGTTGGATATGGACTTTAAAACCGTGTCTTCCGACGAACTGGGTAAAGTCGAACGTGCTAAAGACGCGGCGGGGCGTTACATCGAATTTTGCAAACGTGCGTTGCCCAATACGGTTTCCCTGAAAGGCTTGCGGATGGTGGTGGATTGCGCCAACGGTGCGACTTACCACGTTGCACCCGATGTTTTCAAGGAATTGGGTGCGGAAGTCATTGCGATTGGCAACACGCCTGATGGCATCAATATTAATGAAGCGTGCGGCGCAACTCATGTGGATGGTTTGTGCGATGCCGTCTTACGTTATCGTGCTGATCTTGGTATTGCCTTGGACGGTGATGGTGATCGTTTGATTATGGTGGATCAGCACGGTGATACAGTTGATGGTGATGAGATTCTCGCCATTATTGCGCACCATCGTCATGCTGAAGGCAAGTTGCACGGCGGCGTGGTTGGCACGTTGATGAGTAATCTCGGCTTGGAAAAGTCGATTCAGGCGTTAGGCGTACCGTTTTACCGCGCCAAAGTCGGCGACCGCTACGTTATTGAGCAAATGACGCAACACGATTGTGATTTGGGTGGCGAATCCTCTGGGCATATCATTGTACGCAATTTCATCACGACGGGTGATGGTATCATTGCCGCACTGCAAGTGTTACGTGCCATGCGCATGACGGGCAAATCGTTACGTGATCTGAAAAGCGTAATGACTAAGTACCCACAAACGCTGATCAATGTTCCAACAAAGCACAAGATCAATTTGGATGAATCCATCGAGATTCAGGATGCCGTGCGTCAAGTTGAGCAACAATTGGGGAATCGCGGGCGGGTATTGTTGCGTGCATCAGGCACTGAGCCATTGATTCGGGTAATGGTGGAGGGTGAAGACCCCAGCGAAACCGCTGAATTGGCAGCGCAAATCGCCAGTGCGGTACGGGCTGCCGCCTGA
- the rlmE gene encoding 23S rRNA (uridine(2552)-2'-O)-methyltransferase RlmE produces the protein MARSKSSQRWLGEHFSDEYVKKAQQEGYRSRAVYKLQEIQDKDRLLQSGMKVVDLGAAPGGWSQYATKFVGQKGRIVASDILPIDPLPFVEFVLGDFREESVLTEILSLLGGDKADLVISDMAPNMSGVDAVDQPRSIHLCELALDMARQVLKPGGTFLVKLFQGDGSEAFLRDVRSSFKTVKVRKPAASRPRSREVYVLAQGFVL, from the coding sequence ATGGCAAGAAGCAAAAGCAGTCAACGGTGGTTGGGTGAGCATTTTAGTGACGAATACGTCAAAAAAGCGCAACAAGAAGGGTATCGTTCACGGGCGGTCTACAAATTACAGGAAATTCAGGATAAAGATCGCCTTTTACAGTCGGGTATGAAGGTGGTTGATTTAGGTGCAGCACCTGGTGGTTGGAGTCAATATGCAACCAAGTTTGTGGGACAAAAAGGTAGAATTGTTGCTAGTGATATTCTTCCTATTGATCCTTTGCCGTTTGTGGAGTTTGTATTGGGAGATTTCCGTGAGGAATCTGTTTTAACAGAAATCTTGAGTTTGTTAGGAGGGGATAAAGCAGATCTTGTTATTTCTGATATGGCCCCCAATATGAGTGGTGTAGATGCTGTTGACCAACCACGCTCTATACATTTGTGTGAACTTGCACTGGATATGGCACGACAAGTATTAAAGCCCGGTGGTACTTTTTTGGTGAAATTGTTTCAAGGGGATGGCTCTGAGGCGTTTCTCCGTGATGTCCGCAGCAGTTTTAAAACAGTAAAAGTGCGAAAACCGGCTGCATCAAGACCACGCAGCAGGGAGGTTTATGTATTAGCGCAAGGTTTTGTGTTGTAA
- a CDS encoding ISAs1 family transposase has translation MPNLPSSAISRLLEQLSVLEDPRQQAKVLYPLPEILLLGLAGSLAGADDVVEMVRWAKLNADFLRRYYPYARGFPSHDTVSDVFNALNAKLFSELFIRWTNSLSAGEADLLNIDGKTSRRSGGNGQNPLHLVSAWANQQNLVLGQEATDQKSNEITAIPALLRKLDIEGCLITIDAMGTQKAIAKQIVEAGGDYLLAVKDNQKTLAEDIALFFEKPPAGYVLDEDTQVEKDHGRLETRRCRICTDVAWLEQRQEWAGLASIICIESWVEKAGKSTYSIRHYICSLAMIAKAAQYAVRSHWAIENKLHWVLDVLMREDLARNRSNHGAHNLAILRHMGTNLLRNDKTNKHSLKVRRKQAGWSTDYLAQLLEQVM, from the coding sequence ATGCCGAACTTGCCGTCCAGCGCTATCAGCCGCCTACTGGAACAGTTGTCAGTTTTAGAAGACCCACGCCAGCAAGCCAAAGTTCTCTACCCCCTACCTGAAATCCTATTGCTGGGTTTGGCAGGCAGCTTAGCAGGGGCAGACGATGTGGTGGAAATGGTGCGCTGGGCAAAGCTAAACGCGGATTTCCTGCGCCGCTATTATCCCTATGCACGGGGCTTTCCCAGCCATGACACGGTGAGTGACGTGTTCAACGCGCTGAATGCTAAGCTGTTTTCGGAACTGTTTATCCGTTGGACAAACAGCCTGTCCGCAGGGGAGGCTGACCTATTGAACATTGACGGCAAAACCTCACGGCGCAGTGGTGGCAACGGGCAGAACCCTCTGCACCTGGTGTCAGCGTGGGCAAACCAGCAAAATCTAGTGCTGGGGCAGGAAGCCACCGACCAGAAATCCAATGAAATCACTGCCATCCCCGCCTTGCTACGCAAGCTCGACATTGAAGGCTGCTTGATCACCATTGATGCGATGGGGACACAAAAGGCCATCGCCAAGCAAATCGTGGAAGCAGGCGGTGATTACCTACTGGCAGTCAAAGACAATCAGAAAACGTTAGCAGAAGACATCGCCCTGTTTTTCGAAAAGCCGCCTGCCGGTTATGTGCTGGATGAAGACACCCAGGTGGAAAAAGACCACGGGCGGCTCGAAACCCGCCGTTGCCGCATTTGCACCGATGTTGCTTGGTTGGAACAACGGCAGGAATGGGCAGGACTTGCCAGCATCATCTGTATCGAGTCCTGGGTCGAAAAAGCAGGAAAATCCACCTATTCCATCCGCCACTACATCTGTTCACTGGCGATGATCGCCAAGGCCGCACAATATGCCGTCCGCTCCCACTGGGCAATCGAAAACAAGTTGCATTGGGTGCTGGATGTCCTGATGCGGGAAGATTTGGCGAGAAACCGTAGCAACCATGGCGCACATAATCTCGCCATCCTGCGCCACATGGGTACTAACCTGCTGCGCAATGACAAAACCAACAAACATAGCCTCAAAGTCCGTCGTAAACAGGCAGGGTGGTCAACTGACTATCTGGCACAACTGCTGGAGCAAGTCATGTAA
- the tpiA gene encoding triose-phosphate isomerase encodes MRQKLVAGNWKLNGSKASIESLMGGILAGLEGMDNVAVAVCPPYVYIPMTQALVVGSRIGLGSQDIADQDAGAFTGEVSGAMLKEFGCDYAIVGHSERRAIYGEQDADTARKFAAARKYGLKPILCVGETLEEREAGITEAVVARQLDAVIALEGVEALTDGVIAYEPVWAIGTGKTASPQQAQDVHAFIRGKLATLNAAVAAKVQILYGGSVKGANAAELFAMPDIDGGLIGGASLDANEFLAICKAGN; translated from the coding sequence ATGCGTCAAAAATTGGTTGCAGGTAACTGGAAACTAAACGGGTCAAAGGCGAGTATCGAGTCTTTGATGGGTGGCATTCTAGCTGGACTGGAAGGCATGGATAATGTGGCGGTGGCAGTTTGCCCACCTTACGTCTACATTCCCATGACGCAGGCACTGGTGGTTGGAAGTCGTATCGGTCTGGGTTCTCAGGATATTGCTGATCAAGACGCAGGTGCTTTCACTGGCGAAGTTTCCGGGGCGATGCTCAAGGAGTTTGGCTGTGACTACGCGATTGTGGGTCACTCTGAACGCCGTGCCATTTACGGTGAGCAAGACGCTGATACTGCACGTAAGTTTGCTGCTGCACGTAAGTATGGCCTCAAACCGATTCTGTGTGTGGGCGAAACGCTGGAGGAGCGTGAAGCAGGCATTACCGAAGCGGTCGTGGCGCGTCAATTGGATGCGGTGATTGCACTGGAAGGTGTGGAAGCATTGACTGACGGTGTGATTGCTTACGAACCGGTGTGGGCGATTGGTACGGGTAAAACCGCTAGTCCGCAACAAGCGCAGGATGTTCATGCGTTTATTCGGGGCAAATTGGCGACGCTGAATGCAGCGGTTGCAGCGAAAGTACAGATTTTATACGGTGGCAGCGTCAAAGGTGCGAATGCTGCTGAATTGTTTGCAATGCCGGATATTGACGGTGGCCTAATTGGTGGTGCATCACTGGATGCCAACGAATTCTTGGCTATTTGCAAGGCCGGTAACTAA
- a CDS encoding NADH-quinone oxidoreductase subunit C has translation MAVSLEFVKDYVQEGLGDKLSASVLAHGELTLEVAAEHWLEVARFLRHDSMLDFAQLTDLCGVDYLTYGDVEWDVTTASRSGFSRAAQATEADSFDFDAQEEGAQFAGKRFAVVIHLLSVSRNMRIRVRTRCDDNDFPVVASLVDIWSSVNWYEREAFDLFGIMFSGHPDLRRILTDYGFVGHPFRKDFPLIGQVEMRYDAEQKRVIYEPVSIEARVLVPRTIRADQRFSPAVERDD, from the coding sequence ATGGCTGTATCACTCGAATTTGTTAAGGATTATGTTCAGGAAGGACTCGGCGATAAGCTGTCAGCCAGCGTTCTGGCGCACGGCGAGTTGACCTTGGAAGTAGCCGCTGAACATTGGCTGGAAGTGGCGCGTTTCCTGCGGCACGATTCCATGTTGGATTTTGCGCAACTAACCGATTTGTGTGGGGTTGATTACCTCACGTATGGCGATGTGGAGTGGGATGTGACCACTGCCTCGCGCAGCGGTTTTAGCCGTGCGGCACAAGCCACCGAAGCGGATTCGTTTGATTTTGATGCGCAGGAGGAGGGTGCTCAGTTCGCGGGTAAACGTTTCGCAGTGGTTATTCACTTGCTATCGGTAAGCCGCAATATGCGTATTCGAGTGCGAACACGCTGTGATGACAACGATTTTCCGGTAGTGGCATCGTTGGTGGACATCTGGAGTTCGGTGAATTGGTACGAGCGTGAAGCATTTGATCTGTTTGGAATTATGTTCAGTGGACACCCGGATTTACGCCGCATCCTCACCGACTACGGTTTTGTCGGACACCCCTTCCGCAAAGATTTCCCGCTCATCGGGCAGGTTGAAATGCGTTACGACGCTGAGCAAAAGCGCGTCATTTACGAACCTGTATCCATTGAAGCGCGGGTGTTGGTTCCGCGCACTATCCGCGCTGACCAGCGTTTTTCCCCAGCCGTGGAGCGTGATGACTAA
- a CDS encoding IS30 family transposase, with protein sequence MAYTHLTSEERHYIETRHKMKESTATIALTLGRSQSTISRELTRNRGQRGYRHKQAHTKAQQRHADKPKAVKLTPELAVSIDTLLEQQWSPEQISGRLKAEGKTTICHEAIYQHVLRDKRAGGKLYLNLRRHTKKYRQRYGSKTGSVKGIPNRVDIDERPAVANQRERLGDWEADTMIGKGHQGALVTLDERKSKLRLAFPVANKTAEAVTSSIITLLDSFKDWVHTLTFDNGKEFAKHEQVAQAIGCETYFAKPYHSWERGQNENANGLLRQYFPKAMGLLDVTTRQVLEAVHKLNNRPRKCLGFKTPYEVFRELSGIEAEKLVGYALIT encoded by the coding sequence ATGGCTTACACACACCTTACCTCTGAGGAGAGGCATTATATCGAAACCCGGCACAAGATGAAGGAATCGACGGCAACAATCGCGTTAACCTTGGGGCGCAGTCAATCGACGATCAGTCGTGAACTGACCCGCAACCGAGGGCAACGCGGCTATCGGCACAAGCAAGCGCACACCAAAGCGCAACAACGCCATGCGGACAAGCCCAAAGCGGTCAAGTTGACCCCGGAACTGGCGGTCAGCATTGATACGCTGCTGGAACAACAATGGAGTCCTGAGCAGATCAGCGGTCGACTGAAAGCGGAAGGCAAAACGACTATTTGCCATGAAGCCATCTACCAGCATGTACTCAGGGACAAGCGTGCGGGCGGCAAGCTGTACCTGAACCTGCGCCGCCATACGAAGAAATACCGCCAGCGTTACGGCAGTAAAACGGGCAGCGTCAAAGGCATCCCCAACCGAGTGGACATTGACGAACGCCCAGCGGTAGCCAACCAGCGTGAACGGCTCGGTGACTGGGAAGCCGACACCATGATCGGCAAGGGACACCAAGGCGCACTGGTGACACTGGATGAACGCAAATCCAAGCTACGCCTAGCTTTTCCAGTGGCAAACAAGACCGCAGAAGCCGTAACCAGCAGCATTATCACCTTGCTGGACAGCTTCAAGGATTGGGTGCACACGCTCACCTTCGACAACGGCAAAGAGTTTGCCAAACATGAGCAAGTTGCCCAAGCCATTGGGTGCGAAACGTATTTCGCCAAGCCCTACCATTCGTGGGAGCGTGGGCAAAATGAGAACGCCAATGGGCTGTTACGCCAATACTTCCCTAAAGCAATGGGGCTATTGGACGTGACCACCCGACAGGTACTGGAGGCTGTACATAAACTCAACAACAGACCAAGGAAGTGTCTGGGGTTCAAGACACCTTACGAGGTGTTCCGAGAACTATCCGGCATAGAGGCCGAAAAGTTGGTGGGTTATGCACTTATTACTTGA
- the ndhC gene encoding NADH-quinone oxidoreductase subunit A: protein MLGEYLPILVFLAVGFGLAVVLLGLGLLAGPRRPDAEKDSPFECGFPAFEDSRIKFDVRYYLVAILFIIFDLEIAFLFPWAIVLDTIGVFGIVAMGIFLTILIVGFIYEWKKGALEWE, encoded by the coding sequence ATGCTAGGAGAATACCTTCCCATTCTCGTTTTTCTGGCAGTCGGTTTTGGCTTAGCAGTGGTATTGCTAGGTTTGGGTTTGCTTGCAGGCCCGCGCCGACCAGACGCAGAAAAAGATTCGCCATTTGAGTGTGGCTTCCCCGCGTTTGAAGACTCTCGCATCAAATTTGACGTGCGCTACTACCTCGTCGCCATCCTTTTCATCATTTTCGATCTTGAAATCGCCTTTTTGTTCCCTTGGGCCATTGTGCTCGACACCATTGGGGTGTTCGGCATCGTGGCGATGGGTATTTTCCTGACTATCCTGATTGTTGGTTTCATCTACGAGTGGAAAAAAGGGGCGCTGGAATGGGAGTAG
- the secG gene encoding preprotein translocase subunit SecG: MIVLILMQQGKGADAGAAFGSGASGTVFGSQGSANFLSRTTGILATVFFLVALALAFLASGRTLESVSIMQSAAPETKTETPAAPSSDVPPAPAAEKASSDVPPAVDAKPSNKVEEKAVVDEKKPVADVGQSLE, translated from the coding sequence ATGATTGTGTTAATCCTAATGCAACAGGGCAAAGGTGCTGATGCAGGTGCTGCGTTTGGTAGCGGTGCGTCGGGTACGGTATTTGGCTCGCAAGGTTCAGCGAACTTTTTGAGTCGTACCACCGGTATTCTAGCGACCGTCTTTTTCTTGGTGGCATTGGCCTTGGCATTTTTGGCATCAGGGCGCACGCTGGAATCCGTCAGCATTATGCAATCTGCTGCACCAGAAACCAAGACAGAAACCCCGGCAGCACCGTCAAGTGATGTACCACCAGCACCTGCCGCCGAGAAAGCCTCTAGCGATGTTCCGCCTGCTGTTGATGCTAAGCCGTCTAACAAAGTTGAAGAAAAGGCAGTGGTTGATGAGAAAAAACCAGTTGCCGATGTAGGGCAATCGCTTGAATAA